CGACGATGCCGAAGAGGAGAAGGAGCATGACGACAAAGAGGACTCCCCTTATCGTGTTGGTGACAATAAAGGGAACGCTCTTCTTCTTGAGCTTTTTAAAAAGGGGAAGGCTGTAGATCAGCTCCTGCAGCGACCCGAAGGGACAGGCCCACCCGCAAACGATCTTGTTGCCTACGACGGCCAAAGCGACGAAAAAGAGGAAGGCCGCGATCCTGACCATCGTGTCCGGATACAGCCCCACCATCGTCTTAAAGAGCTTGACGCCCCCCTCCATCGGGTTTGGGGACTTCTCCAGCAGAAAGCCGAGAAAGACCGCGGAGAATACCATCGTCACGACGTAGAAAATCCTCGGGTACCAGATCTTCCTCTTTTTGAGGGGCGCGTTCTTCGGCCTCCCGAGCTTTACCAGAAACAGCCACCCCCAGAGGACAACCGCCCCATACAAATAATATTTTACGTTCGACTCCCTATGGCCGACCAGGTGATTGACCATCTTATTTAGAGTCTCCTCAGTGACCCCCAGCTCCCCCACGGGGACGTTCTTAGGGGCATCGAGGGGAAGGCCGAGCTCCTTTGCCATCGACTTTCCGGTCACATCGAGCTTCGGGGCGATCTCCCCTATGGTCATGTCCGCGGTGATCGCCAGCTCCTCGGCCCCGGGCGCCTCCCCGCCCCGGCCGAAGAGGATCCCCAAGACCACGAGGACCGTAACAACCAAAAGCCCCGCCGCGGCCCAGTAAAGCTGCGCCCTCGAGAGGCCCTTGAAATATTCAGTTTTCATACTCTATACCCCCTATTTAAAGAATAGGTAAAAAAGGTCATTTTTTGAAAACAGAAATAGTGAACTTCCCGCCCCATATCATGGGTACCTATCCTGTCATTCCCAACTTGACGGGGAATCTATACTGTCATTCCCGGCTTGACCGGGAATCCAGTTAAATATCAGTGCCGCCCGCCCAGCACACAGAACATACCCCCTAGATTCCCGTCTTCACGGGAATGACAAGCGCTGCTTGATGTCCTATCCCTTTGGATTCCCGCTTCCCAAGGGAATGACAAGCGCCGTCGAGCGTCCCACTGACAAGCTCCTGCTTGTCAGTGCCACCCAACTGGGTATCTATTCTGTCACTCCCAACTTGATTGGGAATCCAGCCTGCCCCCGCGTATGCGGGGGTTAAATATCGCCGCCTACCCCTCCACGACACTCAGATTGGCCCGTGCGGTCCGCTAAAACATCGACAACTTGAATCTCTCTGACACCGGCAAAACTTGAAAGTACGCAGGACACCGTTACGCCAGGGCGATGACTTCGATCTCGATATCGAATCCGGCGGGCAGCTCCTTTACGCCGACACAGCTCCTGGCTGGCGGGTTCTCCTTGAAGACCTCCCCGTAGGCCCCGTTCATCTCGCCGAACCTGCCCATGTCGGTCAGAAAGACGGTGGTCTTGACGACTTTGTCGAGGGAGGACCCGGCCCCATCGAGGACCTTCCCGATATTTTTCAGAATCAACCTGGTGGCCGCCGGGATGTCGCCCACTACTCTTTCGCCCGTGTCGGCGTTTATCGCAACGTTCCCGGAGACAAAGACAAGGCCGCTACCTATGACCGCGTGTGAATAGGGCCCTGCCTTCGGGATCGAAGGGATCTCGATGCACTTTTTCATAACTCCACCTTTTCTTTATATAATGGGATAAGTGAGAATACCACGCCCTTCTTTATATCACACAATCCTTTGAACTTTCAAGGAAATCCGCCCGATGGAAAATCAAGGGCACAAAAAAAGGCCGGGTTATCCCCGGCCTTTAAGAATCAAGTTTTGAGTTGCCTTACTCGATATTCTTCAACGCATTGGAGACCTCGTCCACCGTCGCTCCGTCCTCGATCGTCGAGAGATCGCCCAGCTCCTTCCCCTCGGCTATGGCCTTCATTACCCTTCTCATTATCTTTCCGCTTCTCGTCTTCGGAAGCATCTTGATGAAGCGAAGCTCCTTCGGGGTGGCAACAGGGCCTATCTTTGCCCTGACGAGATCGATCAGCTCCTTATAAAGCTTATCGGACGGCTCGGCGTCGGCCTTGAGCACCACAAAGGCGAAGATTCCCTCACCCTTGAGCTCGTCCGCAACGCCGATGACCGAGGTCTCCGCCACACTCGGGTGGCCGGAAAGGACCTCTTCCACCTCCCTGGTGCCCAGCCTGTGCCCCGCAACGTTGAGGACCTCATCGGCCCTTCCAAGCATCCAGAAGTATCCGTCCTTGTCCTCGATGGCGAAATCGCCCGT
The sequence above is drawn from the Candidatus Zymogenus saltonus genome and encodes:
- a CDS encoding 4Fe-4S binding protein gives rise to the protein MKTEYFKGLSRAQLYWAAAGLLVVTVLVVLGILFGRGGEAPGAEELAITADMTIGEIAPKLDVTGKSMAKELGLPLDAPKNVPVGELGVTEETLNKMVNHLVGHRESNVKYYLYGAVVLWGWLFLVKLGRPKNAPLKKRKIWYPRIFYVVTMVFSAVFLGFLLEKSPNPMEGGVKLFKTMVGLYPDTMVRIAAFLFFVALAVVGNKIVCGWACPFGSLQELIYSLPLFKKLKKKSVPFIVTNTIRGVLFVVMLLLLFGIVGGKKGYVLYHALNPFNLFNFDFELPSILITTVAALVIGAVMYRPYCRIICPFGLISWFAEYVSLYRVRIDKEACTKRGACITVCPSGTAKARVYGKKVVPDCFSCARCLNVCPEGALDYGCALLKPKAGGKKKAA